One part of the Corynebacterium sp. CNCTC7651 genome encodes these proteins:
- a CDS encoding M24 family metallopeptidase: MPFFDDAAYTARRDAVSAALAPAHSAGLVVGTGPEFAYLTGSAMRSHERLTALVFAPGGGVLAVAPMTDVDTLRAEGALDGVELVGWRDGQDPYALVTEFLAGAADGGTAPSVEGASAAGGMAAVDIAPGLTADHTFALQDRLGAAGLATRLIDPEIGACFSAKDPAEIAELTKAGAAIDRVHARVPELLAPGRTEREVAADLAELIHAEHQRADFIIVGSGPNGANPHHDYSDRVLETGDIVVVDIGGPLDSGYNSDCTRTYVVGGDPGAADPEALAAYEVLHRAQLAAVEAARPGMTAGELDAVARDIIAEAGYGEYFTHRLGHGIGLAVHEAPFIIGGSEVVLREGMAFSIEPGIYIPGRFGMRIEDIVVLTADGAVALNSQPRDLR; this comes from the coding sequence ATGCCGTTTTTCGATGATGCCGCCTACACCGCCCGCCGCGATGCCGTGTCCGCAGCCCTCGCCCCAGCTCATAGCGCTGGACTGGTAGTGGGCACCGGGCCGGAATTCGCGTACCTCACCGGCTCCGCGATGCGTTCGCACGAGCGCCTAACGGCCCTGGTATTCGCGCCTGGCGGCGGCGTGCTTGCCGTGGCCCCGATGACGGACGTGGACACACTGCGGGCCGAGGGAGCCCTGGACGGCGTGGAGCTCGTAGGGTGGCGCGACGGGCAGGACCCGTACGCGCTGGTCACGGAGTTCCTGGCCGGTGCTGCCGACGGCGGCACCGCGCCCTCCGTCGAGGGGGCCAGCGCTGCCGGAGGCATGGCCGCGGTGGATATTGCCCCGGGCTTGACGGCGGACCACACCTTCGCGCTGCAGGACCGTCTCGGTGCTGCGGGGTTAGCAACCCGACTCATCGACCCCGAGATCGGCGCATGCTTCAGCGCCAAGGACCCGGCGGAGATCGCGGAGCTGACCAAGGCGGGCGCAGCCATTGACCGCGTGCATGCCCGGGTGCCGGAGCTCCTTGCGCCCGGGCGCACCGAGAGGGAGGTCGCGGCGGACCTCGCCGAGCTGATTCACGCCGAGCACCAGCGCGCGGACTTCATCATCGTCGGTTCCGGCCCGAACGGCGCCAACCCGCACCACGACTATTCGGATCGCGTGCTGGAAACGGGCGACATCGTGGTGGTGGACATCGGCGGCCCGCTGGATTCCGGCTACAACTCCGACTGCACCCGCACCTACGTTGTGGGCGGGGATCCAGGCGCGGCTGATCCCGAGGCTCTCGCCGCGTATGAGGTCCTGCACCGCGCCCAGCTGGCGGCGGTAGAAGCGGCGCGCCCCGGCATGACCGCAGGCGAGCTCGACGCGGTTGCGCGCGACATCATCGCCGAGGCCGGCTACGGCGAGTACTTCACGCACCGCCTGGGCCACGGTATTGGGCTGGCGGTGCACGAAGCGCCGTTCATCATCGGCGGTAGCGAGGTGGTGCTGCGCGAGGGCATGGCGTTTTCCATCGAACCCGGCATCTACATCCCGGGCCGCTTCGGCATGCGCATCGAGGACATCGTGGTCCTCACCGCCGACGGTGCGGTGGCCCTCAACTCCCAGCCGAGGGACCTGCGATGA
- a CDS encoding trypsin-like peptidase domain-containing protein gives MPVSLAHLARIAGAAGYCSGTLVGPATVLTCGHFFAPDLELERVTCTVAGTRRRIEHLERFPGTDIALATLTKAIDVVDAFPTFGPCPLPFARTVTLGFGGQSQQVAARPGRLLTALPLAVSRSRSTIARPAALILNSPRAVKGDSGGPVLYDGHIFATQSLILDPCEKNLGVATVSVLPKAIVEKLEALR, from the coding sequence GTGCCAGTTTCTCTCGCCCACCTTGCGCGCATCGCCGGCGCGGCGGGCTACTGCAGCGGCACACTCGTCGGCCCGGCCACGGTGTTGACGTGCGGGCACTTCTTCGCCCCGGATCTCGAACTTGAGCGCGTCACCTGCACTGTTGCGGGCACGCGCCGCCGCATCGAGCACCTGGAGCGCTTCCCGGGCACAGACATCGCGCTGGCCACGCTCACCAAAGCCATCGACGTTGTCGACGCCTTCCCAACCTTCGGCCCGTGCCCGCTCCCCTTCGCGCGCACGGTCACGCTCGGATTCGGCGGGCAATCTCAGCAGGTCGCGGCACGCCCAGGCCGCTTGCTCACGGCCCTGCCACTCGCGGTCTCCCGCAGCCGCAGCACCATCGCACGCCCCGCCGCGCTCATCCTCAACTCCCCGCGCGCCGTCAAGGGGGATTCGGGAGGGCCCGTGCTTTACGACGGCCACATTTTCGCAACCCAGTCCCTCATCCTCGATCCGTGTGAGAAGAACCTCGGGGTGGCCACGGTGTCGGTGCTACCGAAAGCGATCGTCGAAAAGCTCGAAGCCCTCCGTTAG
- the tatC gene encoding twin-arginine translocase subunit TatC, giving the protein MTLVEHLQELRRRIIISLAAVAVGTVIGFIWYQNTPPGITPLGEIIRGPYCNLPEHLRADFTHDGSCRLLATGPFEMFMLRLKVGALAGLVLASPVWLYQTWAFITPGLHKNEKRYTFTFVSLAVLLFVAGALLAYFVLDKGLYVLMTMGGEVQVGGLTGQKYYDFLLGLTLVFGVSFELPLIVVMLNLVGVLRYEHVKDKRRGIIVGLFIFAAFMTPGQDPFSMLALGTSMCLLVELSFQFIRFNDKRHDRERPDWLDLEDDEASSPIGRAQPVGAAAPVHASGSARGRASNVAKPEPIAPAAPVRSYPSPRRTQTPSTSGSTSRKANPPARPAEPPQGSSYGSGGMFDDVL; this is encoded by the coding sequence ATGACGCTGGTGGAGCACCTGCAGGAGCTCCGCCGCAGGATCATCATTTCGCTCGCCGCCGTTGCCGTGGGAACCGTGATCGGTTTCATCTGGTATCAGAACACCCCGCCCGGCATCACGCCGTTGGGCGAGATTATCCGCGGGCCCTACTGCAACCTGCCCGAGCACCTGCGGGCGGACTTCACCCACGACGGGTCCTGCCGCCTGCTGGCTACCGGGCCGTTTGAGATGTTCATGCTCCGCCTGAAGGTGGGTGCCTTGGCCGGTCTGGTATTGGCCTCGCCGGTGTGGCTGTACCAAACATGGGCCTTTATCACCCCTGGCCTGCACAAGAACGAGAAGCGCTACACGTTCACCTTTGTAAGCTTGGCGGTACTGCTTTTCGTCGCCGGCGCGCTGCTGGCGTACTTTGTCTTGGACAAGGGGCTGTACGTGCTCATGACCATGGGCGGCGAGGTGCAGGTAGGTGGCCTGACGGGCCAGAAGTACTACGACTTCCTCTTGGGCCTGACGCTTGTGTTCGGCGTGAGTTTTGAGCTGCCGCTGATCGTGGTCATGCTGAACCTGGTCGGGGTGCTGCGTTATGAGCATGTGAAAGATAAGCGCCGCGGCATCATCGTGGGCCTCTTCATCTTCGCCGCGTTCATGACACCTGGCCAAGATCCGTTCTCCATGCTCGCCCTCGGCACCTCGATGTGCCTGCTGGTGGAACTGTCTTTCCAATTCATCCGCTTCAACGACAAGCGCCACGATCGCGAGCGCCCCGACTGGTTGGATCTCGAGGATGATGAGGCTTCGAGCCCGATCGGCCGCGCACAACCGGTGGGTGCCGCAGCCCCCGTGCACGCATCCGGTTCCGCGCGGGGGCGGGCATCGAACGTCGCTAAGCCTGAGCCCATCGCGCCGGCCGCACCTGTGCGCAGCTACCCCAGCCCTCGCCGCACCCAAACCCCGAGCACCTCGGGCAGCACTAGCAGGAAAGCGAATCCGCCTGCGCGCCCCGCTGAGCCGCCGCAGGGTTCGAGCTACGGCAGCGGAGGCATGTTCGACGACGTTCTCTAG
- the tatA gene encoding Sec-independent protein translocase subunit TatA, which yields MPSVGLPEILIILAIVLLLFGANKLPDLARSMGRSARIFKSEVKEMRREDMEDPVTQPGQQQIAAQPSQYPAQPNNPNDVANPGYPVNPANQETRSAAQPDDFWDRPENQPRR from the coding sequence ATGCCGAGTGTCGGCCTCCCCGAAATTCTCATCATCCTCGCCATCGTGCTGCTGCTGTTCGGCGCGAACAAGCTGCCGGACCTTGCGCGTTCCATGGGCCGCTCCGCACGCATCTTCAAGTCCGAGGTAAAGGAGATGCGCCGCGAGGACATGGAGGACCCCGTTACGCAGCCGGGTCAGCAGCAGATTGCCGCCCAGCCGTCGCAGTACCCGGCCCAGCCGAACAACCCGAACGATGTTGCGAACCCGGGCTACCCTGTGAACCCGGCGAACCAGGAGACGCGCAGCGCTGCGCAGCCGGACGATTTCTGGGATCGCCCCGAGAACCAGCCGCGCCGATAG
- a CDS encoding YafY family protein, which produces MSDKLQLQQRTVRILNLLAYVGKHPGSTVMEMARDLGLDPVQVRDDLDLLHLSGLGKHAGEMIDLEHDWMSVKIIDSKGLDKPLRMTPTEANALLLLLESLETMPGLVDRSAVTSAAEKIREVTLEGAVGDARYADPDGTAAFTDVIAQALAEGRQLELTYYSVTSDATTTRTVSPMDTFHNNGQTYLRALDGDTVKHFRFDRIRGALLLDAPIDSAAASSSAFDPQNPFDFSETAVAELRIHRTATWLADYWDLELDGSDIAALESAGVEWVRARLRYGSGDWLIRFCLGQADRVVLEAPADLAAEVQRRSASALAALL; this is translated from the coding sequence ATGAGTGACAAGCTTCAGCTCCAACAGCGCACTGTGCGCATTTTGAACCTGCTGGCCTACGTGGGCAAACACCCCGGCTCCACGGTGATGGAGATGGCGCGGGATCTCGGCTTGGACCCGGTCCAGGTGAGGGATGATCTTGACCTGCTCCACCTCTCCGGCCTGGGCAAGCACGCAGGCGAGATGATCGACCTGGAGCACGACTGGATGAGTGTCAAGATCATCGATTCCAAGGGGCTGGACAAGCCTCTGCGCATGACCCCCACAGAGGCGAACGCGCTGCTGCTGCTCCTGGAGTCCTTGGAGACGATGCCGGGGCTGGTGGATCGCAGCGCGGTGACCTCGGCCGCGGAAAAGATTCGTGAGGTGACGCTGGAAGGCGCGGTGGGCGATGCCCGTTACGCGGATCCGGACGGCACCGCGGCGTTCACCGACGTCATCGCGCAGGCGCTTGCGGAAGGCCGCCAGCTCGAGCTCACGTACTACTCCGTCACCTCGGATGCCACCACGACCCGCACGGTGTCTCCCATGGACACCTTCCACAACAACGGTCAGACGTACCTGCGCGCGCTGGACGGCGACACGGTGAAGCACTTCCGCTTCGACCGCATCCGGGGGGCTTTGCTTCTCGACGCTCCAATTGACAGCGCCGCCGCCTCGAGCAGCGCCTTCGATCCGCAAAACCCATTCGACTTCAGCGAGACCGCGGTGGCGGAGCTGCGCATCCACCGCACGGCTACGTGGCTGGCGGATTACTGGGATCTTGAGCTGGACGGCAGCGACATCGCTGCCTTGGAAAGCGCGGGCGTGGAGTGGGTGCGAGCCCGCTTGCGTTACGGCAGTGGGGACTGGCTTATTCGCTTCTGTCTCGGCCAGGCGGACCGCGTGGTACTGGAAGCGCCGGCGGATCTGGCCGCGGAAGTGCAGCGCCGTTCGGCTTCGGCGCTTGCAGCGTTGCTATGA
- a CDS encoding YafY family protein produces MAESDAVRRLVNLTFALLGSDKPRSIAWVGDNVDGYEGRSYEALDKQIRTDIKDLRRMWIPVHITNGELTLNKERYELAPVELTEAEATAIGLAADLAEGANLGAFARSGWTKLAASGATRTFDSPAISSVSNDITRLDPETLRRLLFAVRKPARLTFTFTPAAGAPTQQRTVDPWGIVPLNNRAYLVGWDVDRGAERVFRIHKISNVRYREVGDFHSAQGDLQTVVEKLLRGPVADAEVTVAAGAGDALAVRGERDGNVIRLRGVERDWLVRTIASLAGSVVAVEPEDVRRDVAALLHAAAGQKGAAE; encoded by the coding sequence GTGGCTGAATCGGATGCCGTCCGCCGGCTGGTGAACCTCACCTTTGCGCTGCTCGGGTCCGACAAGCCCCGCAGCATCGCATGGGTCGGCGACAATGTGGACGGTTACGAGGGCCGCAGCTACGAAGCGCTGGACAAGCAGATCCGCACTGATATCAAAGACCTGCGCAGGATGTGGATCCCAGTGCACATCACCAACGGTGAGCTGACCCTGAACAAGGAGCGCTACGAGCTCGCTCCCGTCGAACTCACCGAGGCAGAGGCCACCGCCATCGGCTTGGCGGCTGACCTCGCCGAAGGCGCGAACCTCGGCGCGTTCGCGCGCTCCGGCTGGACCAAACTCGCGGCATCGGGAGCCACCCGCACCTTTGACAGCCCGGCAATCTCCTCCGTTTCCAACGACATCACCCGCCTTGATCCGGAGACCTTGCGCCGCCTCCTTTTCGCGGTGCGCAAACCCGCGCGACTGACATTCACATTTACGCCAGCCGCCGGCGCGCCCACCCAACAGCGCACCGTAGACCCGTGGGGGATTGTGCCTCTGAACAACCGGGCGTACCTGGTGGGCTGGGACGTGGACCGCGGGGCAGAGCGGGTCTTCCGCATCCACAAGATCTCCAACGTCCGGTACCGCGAAGTGGGCGATTTCCACTCGGCGCAGGGGGATCTGCAAACGGTCGTCGAAAAGCTGCTGCGGGGACCTGTGGCTGACGCGGAGGTGACGGTTGCAGCCGGGGCCGGGGACGCGCTGGCGGTGCGCGGCGAGCGGGACGGCAACGTGATCCGCTTGCGCGGCGTGGAGCGGGATTGGCTGGTGCGAACTATTGCCAGTTTGGCGGGCAGCGTGGTGGCGGTAGAACCCGAGGACGTGCGCCGCGATGTGGCTGCGCTGCTTCACGCCGCTGCCGGCCAGAAAGGAGCGGCGGAATGA
- the pafA gene encoding Pup--protein ligase — translation MQAYPRRIMGVETEFGVTAYRDGKTVLTPEEVARYLFRPVVSKHRSSNIFTQNASRLYLDVGSHPEFATAECDSVSQLLAYDKSGEYLYSQLAEQAVEALAADRIAADVFLFKNNVDSMGNSYGTHENYLISRELVLKSFGKQLLPFLVTRQLICGAGMIKKGEFVISQRADQVWEGVSSATTRTRPIINTRDEPHGDSRRFRRMHVIVGDSNMSEPTFALKVGSTLLVIEMLEAGFELDDVELDNPIAHIRPIASDPTGSTEMLLKDGRTVTALEIQQATLDAAKRWLEVRPDEGTPNEEMGRIVDLWQRTLDAIASQDFSGVDTEIDWVIKRKLLTQFKDRLGVEWGHPKLKQIDLTYHDINRQRGLFYLLERKGLAKRWITDEDIAAAATTPPQTTRAALRGRFLDAVQEAGTDYNVDWVHLKVNRPEPQTVDLLDPFVTEDQRVDDLIDYVRAHAEGAEG, via the coding sequence ATGCAGGCATACCCCCGCCGCATTATGGGTGTGGAGACGGAGTTCGGCGTCACCGCGTACCGGGACGGCAAGACGGTGCTCACCCCGGAGGAGGTGGCGCGCTACCTCTTCCGCCCGGTGGTGTCCAAGCACCGCAGCTCCAACATCTTCACCCAGAACGCCTCGCGCCTGTACCTGGACGTGGGCTCCCACCCGGAGTTCGCCACCGCGGAGTGCGACTCGGTTTCACAACTCCTGGCCTACGACAAGTCAGGCGAGTACCTCTACAGCCAGCTCGCAGAGCAGGCAGTGGAGGCGCTAGCCGCGGACCGCATCGCGGCGGACGTGTTCTTGTTCAAGAACAACGTGGACTCCATGGGCAACTCCTACGGCACACACGAGAATTACCTGATCAGCCGCGAGCTGGTGCTTAAATCCTTTGGCAAGCAGCTGCTGCCGTTCCTGGTCACCCGCCAGCTCATCTGCGGCGCCGGCATGATCAAGAAAGGCGAGTTCGTCATCTCCCAGCGCGCCGACCAGGTGTGGGAAGGCGTTTCTTCGGCGACCACGCGCACGCGCCCGATCATCAACACGCGCGATGAGCCGCACGGCGACTCCCGCCGCTTCCGCCGCATGCACGTAATCGTGGGCGATTCCAACATGTCTGAGCCAACATTCGCCCTCAAGGTGGGCTCGACGCTCCTGGTCATCGAGATGCTGGAGGCGGGCTTCGAGCTTGACGACGTTGAGTTGGACAACCCCATCGCCCACATCCGCCCGATCGCCTCGGATCCGACGGGTTCGACCGAGATGCTGCTGAAGGACGGCCGTACGGTCACCGCCCTGGAGATCCAGCAGGCCACGCTGGATGCTGCGAAGCGCTGGCTGGAGGTCCGCCCGGACGAGGGCACGCCGAACGAGGAGATGGGCCGCATTGTGGACCTCTGGCAGCGCACGCTCGACGCGATTGCCAGCCAGGACTTCTCCGGCGTGGACACGGAGATTGACTGGGTGATCAAGCGCAAGCTGCTCACCCAGTTCAAGGACCGCCTTGGCGTGGAGTGGGGCCACCCGAAGCTCAAGCAGATTGACCTGACGTACCACGACATCAATCGCCAGCGCGGCCTGTTCTACCTGCTGGAGCGCAAGGGCCTTGCCAAGCGCTGGATCACGGACGAGGACATTGCCGCCGCCGCGACCACGCCGCCGCAGACCACCCGCGCCGCTTTGCGCGGCCGTTTCCTCGATGCCGTGCAGGAGGCGGGCACGGACTATAACGTCGACTGGGTGCACCTCAAGGTCAACCGCCCCGAGCCGCAGACCGTGGACCTGCTGGACCCGTTTGTCACGGAGGACCAGCGGGTGGATGACTTAATCGACTATGTCCGCGCCCACGCGGAAGGCGCAGAAGGGTAG
- a CDS encoding ubiquitin-like protein Pup: protein MANQQQIHGTGGGSDEQDEAFEAGQAQINTAGTDDLLDEIDALLDTNAEEFVRSFVQKGGQ, encoded by the coding sequence ATGGCAAACCAGCAGCAGATTCACGGCACCGGCGGCGGCTCGGACGAGCAGGACGAGGCCTTCGAAGCCGGCCAGGCGCAGATCAACACCGCAGGTACGGATGACCTGCTCGATGAGATTGACGCGCTGCTAGACACCAACGCCGAAGAATTCGTGCGCTCCTTCGTGCAGAAGGGCGGGCAGTAA
- the dop gene encoding depupylase/deamidase Dop, whose product MQRFMGTETEYGITTPSEPELSPLLTSTHAVVAYAAMNTAARSRWDYEEEAPLKDTRGFDLQRYRTVPVVDPNAMGVANVVTVNGARFYVDHGHPEYSAPETTNAWDAMVYDAAGDYYLNTAAANIQQLWDEQVSVLHRHEPCPPVKFYKNNVDGKGQSYGSHENYLYSRDTDFARLTQALIPFFVTRQVIIGAGRVGIGQASDQDGFQISQRADYFEQEISLETTLNRGIVNTRDEPHALADRFRRLHVIVGDANMSQYSNYLKLGMTKLVLDAIESDVDFTDLTLQDPVAEIKRVSHDPTLKHELLLADGRRITAINILREYRARCAELDGKDDADTHVLQLWGEILDDLERDPLSTADRLDWTAKWALIRTYLDRGVDIADPKLKLIDIQYADIDPAKSLYHALVRKGRMKTLVSEEDIRRAVTNPPEDTRAYFRGKVSEKFGEDVIASSWQSIIFSVEGAPRRVSMDFIDGFTKAEVGEALDRADTVRELLQEIG is encoded by the coding sequence ATGCAACGCTTCATGGGCACGGAAACCGAGTACGGCATCACCACACCCAGCGAGCCGGAGCTGAGCCCGCTGCTCACCTCCACGCACGCGGTGGTGGCGTACGCGGCGATGAACACCGCGGCACGCTCCCGCTGGGACTATGAGGAAGAAGCCCCGTTGAAGGACACGCGCGGCTTCGACCTCCAGCGCTACCGCACCGTGCCGGTGGTGGACCCGAACGCGATGGGCGTGGCTAACGTGGTCACCGTCAACGGCGCGCGCTTCTATGTGGACCACGGCCACCCGGAATACTCGGCCCCGGAGACCACGAACGCCTGGGACGCGATGGTGTATGACGCGGCGGGGGATTACTACCTGAACACCGCCGCCGCGAACATCCAGCAGCTGTGGGACGAGCAGGTGAGCGTGCTCCACCGCCACGAGCCCTGCCCGCCGGTGAAGTTCTACAAGAACAACGTGGACGGCAAGGGCCAGTCCTACGGCAGCCACGAGAACTACCTGTACAGCCGCGACACCGATTTCGCCCGCCTGACCCAAGCGCTCATCCCGTTCTTTGTCACCCGCCAGGTGATCATCGGCGCCGGCCGCGTCGGCATCGGCCAGGCCAGCGATCAAGATGGCTTCCAGATCTCCCAGCGCGCGGACTACTTCGAGCAGGAAATCTCCCTTGAGACCACGCTCAACCGCGGCATCGTGAACACCCGCGATGAGCCGCACGCGCTGGCAGACCGCTTCCGCCGCCTCCACGTCATCGTGGGCGACGCGAACATGAGCCAGTACTCCAACTACCTCAAGCTGGGCATGACCAAGCTGGTGCTCGACGCCATCGAATCCGACGTGGACTTCACCGACCTCACCCTGCAGGATCCCGTCGCGGAGATCAAGCGCGTCTCGCACGACCCCACCCTGAAGCACGAGCTCTTGCTTGCCGACGGCCGCAGGATCACCGCCATCAACATCCTCCGCGAGTACCGCGCCCGCTGCGCGGAACTGGACGGAAAAGATGACGCAGATACGCATGTGCTCCAGCTCTGGGGCGAGATCCTGGACGATCTCGAGCGAGACCCGCTCTCCACCGCGGACCGCTTGGACTGGACGGCGAAGTGGGCGCTCATCCGCACCTACCTGGACCGCGGCGTGGACATTGCAGACCCGAAGCTGAAGCTGATCGACATCCAGTACGCGGATATCGACCCCGCGAAGTCCCTCTACCACGCGCTGGTGCGCAAGGGCAGGATGAAGACCCTGGTCAGCGAGGAAGACATTCGCCGCGCGGTGACCAACCCTCCGGAGGATACCCGCGCATACTTCCGCGGCAAGGTGTCCGAGAAGTTCGGCGAGGACGTGATCGCCTCCAGCTGGCAGTCCATTATCTTCTCCGTCGAGGGTGCCCCGCGCCGGGTCTCCATGGATTTCATCGACGGCTTCACCAAGGCGGAGGTCGGCGAGGCGCTTGACCGCGCTGATACCGTCCGTGAACTGTTGCAAGAGATAGGGTAG
- the pdxS gene encoding pyridoxal 5'-phosphate synthase lyase subunit PdxS, with protein sequence MADFTEINSQFIGGVIMDVVTPEQAKIAEDAGASAVMALERVPADIRAQGGVARMSDPDLIEGILNTVSIPVMAKARIGHLYEAKILEHLGVHYIDESEVLSPADYVNHIDKRDFSVPFVCGATNLGEALRRINEGAAMIRSKGEAGTGDVSEATKHIRKIKGEIAGLQAIWNSNRDELYVAAKEMQAPYELVAYVAEHGKLPVPLLVAGGVSTPADAAFMMHLGADGVFVGSGIFKSGNPEARAKAVVKATKNWQDIAAVTEASRGLGEAMVGINVTDLPAPHRLAERGW encoded by the coding sequence ATGGCTGATTTCACCGAGATTAATTCCCAGTTCATCGGCGGCGTGATCATGGACGTGGTCACCCCGGAGCAGGCGAAGATTGCCGAGGACGCGGGCGCCAGCGCTGTCATGGCGCTGGAGCGCGTGCCGGCGGACATCCGCGCCCAGGGCGGCGTGGCGCGTATGAGCGACCCGGACCTGATCGAAGGCATCCTGAACACAGTGAGCATCCCGGTGATGGCGAAGGCGCGCATCGGCCACCTCTACGAGGCCAAGATCCTGGAGCACCTTGGCGTGCACTACATCGACGAGTCCGAGGTCTTGAGCCCCGCGGACTACGTCAACCACATTGACAAGCGCGACTTCAGCGTCCCGTTCGTCTGCGGCGCGACCAACCTGGGCGAGGCCCTGCGCCGCATCAACGAGGGTGCGGCCATGATCCGCTCCAAGGGCGAGGCCGGCACCGGCGACGTCTCCGAGGCCACCAAGCACATCCGCAAGATCAAGGGCGAGATCGCTGGCCTGCAGGCCATCTGGAACAGCAACCGCGACGAGCTCTACGTCGCCGCCAAGGAGATGCAGGCACCGTACGAGCTGGTGGCGTACGTGGCGGAGCACGGCAAGCTGCCGGTCCCGCTCCTTGTCGCCGGCGGCGTGTCCACCCCGGCCGATGCCGCGTTCATGATGCACCTGGGCGCGGACGGCGTGTTCGTGGGCTCCGGCATCTTCAAGTCCGGCAACCCGGAGGCACGTGCAAAGGCAGTGGTGAAGGCCACCAAGAACTGGCAGGACATCGCCGCGGTCACCGAGGCGTCCCGCGGCCTGGGCGAGGCGATGGTGGGTATCAACGTCACCGACCTGCCCGCGCCGCACCGCCTCGCCGAGCGCGGCTGGTAG
- a CDS encoding PLP-dependent aminotransferase family protein: MSIHSLDQLGLMLFDVSSTNPQPLPAQIAAAVRTAVATGALKPGDEVPSTRAAAQQAGVSRGTVVTAYDQLISEGYLLASQGAPTRVHPELRVSSPSAPGSGGGWVEGNVDKQKPLLSLRPTGSGVGAISPAAWRRAWREASAAPAAPGQRFDPAGEPELREAIAEHLRLARGVNVDPAHVVVTGGSREGLLLILMSLGQGLRVGVEDPGHPGLRRVIPLAGHEVVGCRTDAEGVVVASLERELDALLVTPAHLYPIGGSMPAPRRLELIEWAAESGTVLIEDDFNAELRYRISPQPPLASLGGGAEVVTLGTFSTLLSKELAAGYVVAAEGSIDALRKVRKVLGMPVSTVTQRAIAQLLRSGAVRRTTRAMHARIARRRRVLEAEVVPALSRVPGVEVRLSAPSGVELQLLFDAPLMRKTFESALQSAGLEFGRVESLWSGGDGLVLAFGHLTDAEFEQVVRVLRGVCEVL; this comes from the coding sequence TTGTCAATTCATTCTCTGGACCAGTTGGGGCTTATGCTTTTCGACGTTTCTTCCACCAACCCCCAGCCACTTCCCGCCCAAATTGCCGCGGCGGTGCGAACAGCTGTGGCTACCGGGGCCCTGAAGCCGGGCGACGAGGTGCCCTCCACTCGCGCGGCGGCGCAGCAGGCCGGCGTCTCGCGAGGCACGGTGGTGACGGCGTATGACCAGCTGATCAGCGAGGGCTACCTCCTTGCCTCGCAGGGCGCGCCGACGCGCGTGCATCCGGAGCTGCGGGTTTCTTCGCCAAGTGCGCCTGGTTCAGGTGGCGGTTGGGTTGAAGGGAACGTCGATAAGCAAAAGCCCCTGTTGTCACTGCGGCCGACCGGGAGTGGCGTGGGTGCGATCAGCCCCGCGGCGTGGCGGAGGGCGTGGCGGGAAGCTTCGGCGGCGCCGGCTGCGCCCGGGCAGCGGTTCGATCCGGCGGGTGAGCCAGAACTGCGCGAGGCGATTGCGGAGCATTTGCGGCTGGCACGCGGCGTGAACGTGGACCCCGCGCACGTGGTGGTGACGGGCGGCTCCCGCGAGGGGTTGCTGCTGATCCTGATGAGCCTTGGGCAGGGGTTGCGCGTGGGTGTGGAGGACCCTGGCCACCCCGGACTGAGGCGGGTAATTCCGCTGGCTGGACACGAGGTTGTGGGGTGCCGGACCGATGCTGAGGGCGTGGTTGTTGCGAGTCTGGAGCGGGAGCTGGATGCGCTGCTGGTCACCCCTGCCCACCTCTACCCCATCGGCGGATCGATGCCGGCGCCGCGGCGTTTGGAGCTCATCGAGTGGGCGGCGGAAAGCGGCACTGTACTTATAGAGGACGATTTCAACGCCGAACTCCGCTACCGCATATCGCCCCAGCCGCCCCTCGCGTCGCTGGGCGGGGGCGCCGAGGTGGTGACGCTGGGGACGTTCTCCACGCTGCTGTCCAAGGAGCTGGCCGCAGGGTATGTGGTGGCGGCTGAGGGGAGCATCGATGCGTTACGCAAGGTACGGAAGGTGCTGGGGATGCCCGTGAGTACTGTGACGCAACGCGCGATCGCCCAGCTCCTGCGCAGCGGTGCCGTGCGGCGCACCACGCGCGCAATGCACGCCCGGATTGCACGCCGTAGGCGGGTGCTGGAGGCGGAGGTGGTTCCCGCATTGTCCCGGGTCCCCGGGGTTGAGGTGCGGCTTTCCGCACCGAGCGGGGTGGAGCTGCAATTGCTTTTCGACGCTCCCCTTATGCGCAAAACCTTCGAATCCGCGCTGCAGTCCGCTGGGCTGGAGTTCGGGCGCGTGGAGTCGCTGTGGTCCGGCGGGGATGGGTTGGTGCTGGCGTTTGGGCACCTCACCGACGCTGAGTTTGAGCAGGTTGTCCGGGTGTTGAGGGGGGTTTGTGAGGTGCTTTGA